In Triticum aestivum cultivar Chinese Spring chromosome 5B, IWGSC CS RefSeq v2.1, whole genome shotgun sequence, the following proteins share a genomic window:
- the LOC123112644 gene encoding beta-glucosidase 31, protein MMAALSSLVLVLLLAVASQEAAATITRGDFPPGFIFGTGSSSYQVEGAVAEDGRKPSIWDTFTHSGHFVDGATADVTADQYHKYKEDVKLLSDMGVDAYRFSIAWPRLIPDGRGAVNPKGLEYYNNLIDELLAHGIQPHVTIYHFDFPQALQDEYDGMLSRRFIDDYTAYAEVCFKNFGDRVKYWSTVNEPNIEPVGGYDTGINPPRRCSFPFGALSCDNGNSTTEPYIVAHHLLLAHASAASLYKDKYQAKQGGNIGLTLLGWWYEPATQTPEDIAAAERMNDFHIGWYMHPLVHGDYPPVMRKNVGSRLPSFTDEELKRVLGSFDFVGFNHYIALYVKDDLSKLDDELRDYIGDAAVKYDMPFLNPKNQSSTPWALKKMLGHLQLKYKNPVVMIHENGAASIADPSAGNAPDDEFRSQYLQDYIEATLESSRNGSNVQGYFVWSFLDMFEYIFGYRMGFGLYGVDFNSEERTRYQRHSAKWFTGFLRGGDLRPVALPGKVYSQ, encoded by the exons ATGATGGCGGCGCTCTCCTCCCTAGTCCTCGTCCTTTTGCTCGCCGTCGCGTCTCAGGAGGCCGCGGCGACCATCACCAGGGGCGACTTCCCCCCGGGGTTCATCTTCGGCACCGGCTCCTCCTCTTACCAG GTTGAAGGTGCGGTCGCAGAGGACGGAAGAAAACCCAGCATCTGGGACACGTTCACACACTCAG GGCACTTCGTCGACGGTGCCACTGCTGATGTGACTGCAGATCAGTATCACAAGTACAAG GAGGATGTAAAGCTTTTGAGCGACATGGGCGTCGACGCCTACAGATTTTCAATTGCCTGGCCTCGCCTTATTCCTG ATGGCCGTGGAGCTGTCAATCCAAAGGGACTGGAGTACTACAACAATCTTATCGATGAACTCCTGGCTCATG GAATCCAGCCTCACGTCACGATATATCATTTCGACTTCCCTCAGGCTCTTCAAGACGAATACGACGGCATGCTTAGTCGCAGATTCAT AGATGACTACACGGCATATGCAGAAGTGTGCTTCAAGAACTTTGGCGACAGGGTGAAATACTGGAGCACTGTGAATGAGCCAAACATCGAGCCCGTCGGCGGATATGATACGGGTATCAACCCACCGCGGCGATGCTCATTCCCCTTCGGCGCCCTCAGTTGCGACAACGGCAACTCTACCACAGAACCATACATAGTAGCTCACCATCTTCTCCTTGCACATGCCTCAGCAGCGTCTCTATATAAAGACAAGTACCAG GCCAAGCAAGGAGGAAATATTGGACTCACATTGCTCGGTTGGTGGTATGAGCCTGCGACGCAAACACCTGAGGATATAGCAGCAGCTGAAAGGATGAACGACTTCCACATTGGATG GTATATGCATCCGTTAGTGCACGGAGATTACCCCCCGGTGATGAGGAAGAATGTTGGGTCCAGGCTACCATCTTTCACCGACGAAGAACTGAAGAGGGTGCTCGGATCTTTCGATTTTGTCGGATTTAACCACTACATTGCGTTATATGTGAAGGATGATCTTAGCAAGCTGGATGATGAGCTGAGAGATTACATCGGTGATGCAGCAGTGAAATATGACA TGCCATTTTTGAACCCGAAGAACCAG TCGTCCACACCgtgggctctgaagaaaatgctgggGCATCTCCAGCTCAAATACAAGAACCCTGTAGTCATGATCCATGAGAACG GAGCTGCTAGCATCGCGGATCCTTCTGCTGGGAACGCCCCCGACGACGAGTTCAGGTCGCAGTACCTGCAGGACTACATCGAGGCGACCCTCGAATCCAGCAG GAACGGGTCCAACGTGCAGGGCTACTTCGTGTGGTCATTCCTGGACATGTTCGAGTATATATTCGGCTATCGCATGGGTTTTGGCCTCTATGGTGTGGACTTCAACTCTGAGGAGAGGACGAGGTACCAGAGGCACTCCGCCAAGTGGTTCACCGGCTTCCTCCGTGGCGGCGACCTCAGGCCGGTGGCTCTGCCCGGCAAGGTCTATTCCCAGTGA